A portion of the Sphingobacterium spiritivorum genome contains these proteins:
- a CDS encoding GAF domain-containing protein, whose amino-acid sequence MQSYLKDIHRKEAGYWPVLKEELSCDPFFNYLDNIVQNSDPHKRILPEFALKRIREVEHKNGKLALDNMTAYDEVFHLIYNLTVSLMANNQDTLWGIGLPVSKTVAYGTDALYSFLDKNLEEEDMSETAFIVPEIDPQIRHLYALVLQRFYGFPNTEKDKILYTLKSEDGTVHSYYDLITDYTFVDIQVQGDLPPIDYTQLKEQRNPANTDWSQLSKVLDITKFEFSGFTLLTFQNVTEERVTQHIKSMMTNLSLYETNHYFQKLDQFIKILLGVSEVQFSLFPLFHLNGSPVVNSDFTHKSVLFGQLQNIFREESPNFIYEYLHSPFSIVYNLVDGMIDSESMLTNALQQIGITSYLGLPLYYNNTLSGVLEIYSTNGKMLDKSILPRLRHIATLLSQLSFDLSLEFKNRLDKVITEQFTALQPAVQWKFNQVAAKYLGDLAANVPNSKIQDIYFRDVYPLYGAIDVRDSSVLRSKAVQRDFNLQHQQLEELLLKIQDIDDSPAVRAFIDKMQQSGKLFSTLPFDEALLKIVEFFRKDLNQFFEEVRHHNAGTNALITSYENQISCNEIHNDCFQNEFEISLQQLNAVISQELDVLNAFVQGNYPSYFEKFRTDGIEYDIFVGESITPLQPFDSRIIRIFRLQQLITMARIGILVHHMQPELKIPLQTTQLIFVNPTNIDISFRSDERRFDVEGSYNIRYQIIKKRIDKIRIRHSLERLTQPDKIAIVYFSQEMASELRESIQSLQATHLLLPGIEELDLEEVQGVEGLRAIRVGINLDSPVKK is encoded by the coding sequence ATGCAATCGTATTTAAAAGATATACACAGGAAAGAAGCCGGCTACTGGCCGGTTCTTAAAGAAGAACTCTCCTGCGACCCTTTTTTCAATTATCTGGATAATATCGTCCAAAACTCTGATCCGCACAAACGTATTCTTCCTGAATTTGCTTTAAAAAGAATCAGAGAAGTTGAGCACAAAAACGGCAAGCTGGCGTTGGATAATATGACCGCATATGATGAGGTTTTTCATCTGATTTACAACCTGACCGTATCCCTGATGGCTAACAATCAGGATACTCTTTGGGGAATCGGACTTCCGGTCAGCAAAACGGTCGCTTATGGCACGGATGCACTTTACTCCTTCCTGGACAAAAATCTGGAAGAGGAAGATATGTCCGAAACTGCTTTTATTGTCCCGGAGATAGATCCCCAGATCCGCCATCTGTATGCATTGGTCTTACAGCGATTCTACGGATTTCCGAATACCGAAAAAGATAAGATTCTGTACACATTAAAGAGTGAAGACGGAACTGTACACAGCTATTATGATCTGATTACAGATTACACTTTTGTAGATATTCAGGTGCAAGGCGACCTGCCTCCCATAGACTACACACAGTTAAAAGAACAGCGAAATCCAGCAAACACGGACTGGTCTCAGCTCAGCAAGGTGCTTGATATTACTAAATTTGAGTTTTCAGGATTCACGCTTTTGACTTTTCAGAATGTCACTGAAGAACGCGTTACACAGCATATCAAGTCTATGATGACCAACTTGTCTCTTTACGAGACAAATCATTATTTTCAAAAGCTTGATCAGTTTATTAAAATACTTCTTGGTGTTTCTGAAGTACAATTCAGTCTTTTCCCTCTTTTCCATCTTAATGGCTCACCTGTGGTCAATTCAGACTTTACACATAAAAGTGTATTGTTCGGGCAGCTACAGAATATCTTCAGGGAGGAGAGTCCTAATTTTATCTACGAATATCTGCATTCTCCCTTTTCCATTGTCTATAATCTCGTGGATGGTATGATCGATTCGGAGTCTATGCTGACCAATGCACTTCAGCAGATAGGGATAACTTCGTATTTAGGACTGCCGCTATATTATAACAATACGCTCTCTGGTGTATTGGAGATCTATTCTACCAATGGAAAAATGCTGGATAAAAGCATCCTGCCAAGACTTCGTCATATAGCGACACTGCTTTCTCAGTTGTCTTTTGATCTCTCTCTGGAATTTAAAAACAGGCTTGACAAAGTCATTACAGAACAGTTTACTGCTTTACAACCGGCAGTACAATGGAAATTTAATCAGGTTGCAGCTAAATACCTTGGAGACCTTGCGGCAAATGTCCCGAATTCAAAAATACAAGACATTTATTTCAGAGATGTATATCCGCTCTATGGTGCAATAGATGTCAGAGATTCTTCTGTTCTGAGAAGTAAGGCCGTACAGCGCGATTTTAATCTGCAACATCAGCAACTGGAAGAACTGCTTCTAAAGATTCAGGATATAGATGATTCGCCGGCAGTCCGTGCATTTATAGATAAAATGCAACAATCCGGAAAGCTATTTTCTACGCTACCCTTTGATGAGGCACTGCTTAAGATTGTAGAGTTTTTCAGAAAAGACCTTAATCAGTTTTTTGAGGAGGTGAGGCATCATAATGCCGGAACAAATGCACTTATCACATCTTACGAAAATCAGATAAGTTGTAACGAGATACACAACGATTGTTTTCAGAATGAATTTGAGATTTCCTTGCAACAGCTTAATGCTGTTATCAGTCAGGAACTCGATGTTCTTAATGCCTTTGTACAGGGCAACTATCCTTCTTACTTTGAAAAGTTCAGAACGGATGGCATAGAGTACGATATCTTTGTCGGTGAATCCATTACCCCATTACAGCCATTTGACTCCAGAATTATCCGGATATTTCGTCTTCAGCAACTTATCACCATGGCTAGAATCGGTATTTTAGTGCATCATATGCAGCCTGAATTAAAAATACCATTACAGACCACACAGCTGATTTTTGTCAATCCTACCAATATTGACATCAGCTTCCGCAGTGATGAGAGAAGATTTGATGTAGAAGGATCTTATAACATCAGGTACCAGATCATTAAAAAACGAATAGATAAAATACGGATCAGACATTCGCTCGAGCGCCTTACACAACCGGATAAAATTGCAATCGTATATTTTTCTCAGGAAATGGCCTCAGAATTGCGTGAAAGCATACAATCTTTACAGGCGACCCATCTACTGCTGCCAGGTATTGAGGAATTAGATTTGGAGGAAGTGCAGGGAGTGGAAGGTCTGAGAGCAATACGAGTAGGTATAAATCTGGATAGTCCTGTTAAAAAATAA
- a CDS encoding trimeric intracellular cation channel family protein, producing the protein MTDANYIYYSDLVGTMFFAISGAMAANRKNIDMFGATFLGFVTAIGGGSLRDIFLNLRPVWVNDGNYLVAILIGVSIALLANERLDKYARTLSLFDAIGIGFFTIVGVQKSLIYDSSTIAAVVFGMFTAVLGGVIRDTLMNETPLIFRKEIYATACLAGAITFILLRNTGLNNSWCAFIGAAVVFIVRIVSIKYRLFLPAVGEYKKR; encoded by the coding sequence ATGACAGACGCCAACTACATATATTACAGTGACCTGGTCGGAACGATGTTTTTTGCTATATCCGGAGCAATGGCAGCCAACAGAAAAAACATCGATATGTTTGGTGCTACTTTTCTGGGATTTGTTACCGCTATCGGAGGGGGATCACTCCGGGATATTTTTCTCAACCTGCGTCCTGTATGGGTCAATGACGGAAACTACCTTGTAGCCATTCTGATCGGTGTCAGCATCGCACTCCTTGCAAATGAGCGCCTTGACAAATACGCACGTACACTTTCTTTATTTGATGCTATAGGTATCGGTTTTTTCACCATTGTAGGTGTACAAAAATCTCTGATCTATGACAGCAGTACCATTGCGGCAGTTGTATTTGGTATGTTTACCGCAGTTTTGGGGGGAGTTATACGAGATACGCTGATGAACGAGACCCCACTTATATTCCGAAAAGAGATCTATGCTACGGCCTGTCTTGCGGGAGCTATTACTTTTATCCTGCTGCGCAACACAGGGCTCAATAATTCGTGGTGTGCATTTATCGGTGCTGCAGTTGTATTTATTGTCCGTATTGTTTCTATCAAATACCGGCTTTTTCTTCCTGCAGTGGGCGAATACAAAAAACGTTAA
- the def gene encoding peptide deformylase: MKLPIVAYGDPVLRKKTQEIDEDYPEIKELIANMYDTMYAAHGVGLAAPQIGLPIRVFVIDASPFAEDDDEDKSLKDFKKVFINPIIVEETGEKWGFNEGCLSIPDINEEVFRPSNVVINYLDENFEEHEIELSGLAARIVQHEYDHLEAKLFTDKLGPLKKAMLKGKLDAISKGLIRVGYKMKFPFEKKKR; this comes from the coding sequence ATGAAACTGCCAATCGTTGCGTACGGAGATCCGGTCTTGAGAAAAAAGACACAAGAGATAGATGAAGATTACCCGGAGATCAAAGAACTGATCGCCAATATGTATGATACCATGTATGCAGCTCATGGAGTCGGTCTGGCAGCACCTCAGATCGGTTTGCCGATCAGGGTATTTGTGATAGATGCATCTCCGTTTGCAGAGGACGATGATGAAGATAAGTCATTGAAAGATTTCAAAAAGGTCTTTATTAACCCGATTATCGTGGAGGAAACAGGAGAGAAATGGGGATTTAATGAAGGTTGCCTGAGTATTCCGGATATCAATGAAGAGGTATTTCGCCCTTCTAATGTGGTCATTAATTATCTGGATGAAAATTTTGAAGAGCATGAAATCGAACTTTCTGGTCTGGCTGCACGTATTGTTCAGCACGAATATGATCATCTGGAAGCGAAACTTTTTACAGATAAACTGGGGCCGTTGAAAAAGGCGATGCTTAAAGGAAAACTGGATGCAATATCTAAAGGACTAATCAGAGTCGGATATAAAATGAAATTTCCGTTTGAAAAGAAAAAACGTTAA
- a CDS encoding Gfo/Idh/MocA family protein — protein sequence MKRKLRMGMVGGGKDAFIGAVHRIAAFMDGKIELVCGAFSIDPQISRESGEQLFVSPDRIYENYEEMIAKEAALPEGERMDFVTIVTPNFLHFGPAKLALENGFDVVVEKPMTVSLEEAQELKSIVESTGRTLCLTHTYSGYPMVKQAKAMVREGHFGKIRKIVVEYPQGWLSRLSEREGNAGAAWRADPKRSGKSLVMGDIGTHAAHLAEYVSGLKITELCADLTTFVEGRLLDDDGSVLLRFEDGAKGVLMASQISAGEENAVRIRIYGEKGGLEWANEDPNNLIIKMLDQPRQLYRTGNAYAAPYTLSSFATHNTRIPAGHPEGLLESFANIYRNFALTVSAKREGLTPSAESLDFPNVQDGVRGMAFIETVVQNNEGNEKWTKFVV from the coding sequence ATGAAACGTAAACTACGCATGGGCATGGTGGGCGGAGGCAAAGATGCCTTTATTGGTGCTGTTCACCGCATAGCCGCATTTATGGACGGAAAGATAGAATTGGTTTGTGGAGCCTTTAGTATTGATCCGCAGATTTCCAGAGAATCCGGAGAGCAACTATTTGTTTCCCCAGACCGCATTTATGAAAATTATGAAGAAATGATTGCCAAAGAAGCCGCTTTACCGGAAGGTGAGCGTATGGATTTTGTCACCATTGTTACTCCTAATTTTTTACACTTCGGTCCGGCAAAGCTAGCTTTGGAAAATGGATTTGATGTGGTAGTGGAAAAACCGATGACTGTTTCTCTGGAAGAAGCGCAGGAACTAAAATCTATTGTAGAAAGTACAGGCAGAACATTATGCCTTACGCATACGTATTCCGGCTATCCGATGGTCAAACAGGCCAAAGCGATGGTGAGAGAAGGACATTTCGGTAAAATCCGGAAGATTGTGGTAGAATATCCTCAGGGATGGCTGAGCCGTCTTTCTGAACGGGAAGGGAATGCCGGAGCAGCCTGGCGTGCAGATCCGAAGCGTTCTGGCAAATCATTGGTCATGGGGGATATCGGGACACATGCTGCACATCTGGCAGAATACGTTTCGGGATTGAAGATCACCGAACTGTGTGCTGACCTGACCACTTTCGTTGAAGGCCGCTTACTGGATGATGATGGATCCGTATTACTGCGATTTGAAGACGGCGCTAAAGGCGTTCTGATGGCTTCTCAAATATCGGCAGGAGAGGAGAATGCGGTACGTATCCGTATTTACGGAGAAAAGGGAGGACTGGAGTGGGCAAATGAAGATCCGAACAACCTTATTATAAAAATGCTGGATCAGCCACGTCAGCTTTACCGCACAGGTAATGCATATGCTGCTCCTTATACATTAAGTTCATTTGCGACGCACAATACCCGTATTCCGGCAGGTCACCCGGAAGGATTACTGGAATCCTTTGCAAACATATACCGCAATTTTGCGCTGACAGTATCCGCGAAGCGTGAAGGCCTCACTCCGTCTGCTGAATCTTTGGATTTTCCAAATGTACAGGATGGTGTAAGAGGTATGGCTTTTATTGAGACTGTCGTTCAGAATAATGAAGGTAACGAAAAATGGACTAAATTTGTCGTGTGA
- the miaA gene encoding tRNA (adenosine(37)-N6)-dimethylallyltransferase MiaA, translating into MKNVIIILGPTASGKTALAVALAKKINGAIISADSRQVYRQMDIGTGKDLKEYEDIPYYLIDICEPGEKYNLSDFQHDFQKAYFDIVKSGKQPILCGGTGLYIQSVIQEKPYSHVPVNPELREELEILSREELQIRLDQQTIPPDLKIDNSTRKRMIRGLEILAGLDKYGRTAELVPIPFTYQAFGIDPPVEIRRTKISQRLKQRIDQGLVEEVEHLLSHGVTHDDLQYYGLEYKYISYYLSGDLNREACFTKLETEIHRYAKRQMTYFRKMEKDNVQIHWLEQGSTAQMCREILNIKKG; encoded by the coding sequence ATGAAAAATGTAATTATTATACTTGGCCCTACAGCCTCCGGCAAAACGGCTTTGGCCGTTGCATTGGCTAAAAAAATAAATGGTGCTATTATCAGCGCAGATTCCCGTCAGGTATACAGACAGATGGATATCGGCACGGGTAAGGACCTGAAAGAATACGAAGATATTCCCTATTATCTGATTGATATATGCGAGCCCGGAGAAAAATATAATCTCTCTGATTTTCAGCATGATTTTCAAAAAGCTTATTTTGATATTGTCAAAAGTGGAAAGCAGCCTATACTTTGTGGGGGCACAGGTTTGTATATTCAATCTGTCATTCAGGAAAAACCATACAGCCATGTCCCTGTTAACCCCGAATTACGGGAAGAATTGGAGATCTTATCCCGGGAAGAATTACAAATCCGGTTAGATCAGCAAACAATTCCTCCGGATCTCAAGATTGATAACAGCACCCGAAAACGCATGATCCGGGGATTAGAAATCCTGGCTGGCTTAGATAAATATGGGCGAACAGCTGAGCTTGTTCCCATCCCCTTTACTTACCAGGCATTTGGTATCGATCCTCCGGTAGAGATCCGGAGAACGAAAATATCTCAGCGACTGAAACAACGTATTGATCAGGGATTGGTAGAAGAGGTAGAACATCTCTTGTCACACGGTGTGACGCATGATGATCTGCAATATTATGGACTGGAGTATAAGTATATCTCCTATTATCTTTCAGGGGATCTGAACAGGGAAGCCTGCTTTACCAAATTAGAAACTGAGATACATCGCTATGCTAAAAGGCAGATGACTTACTTTCGCAAAATGGAAAAAGATAATGTACAGATTCACTGGCTGGAACAGGGCAGTACAGCGCAGATGTGCAGAGAAATACTAAACATAAAAAAGGGGTAG
- a CDS encoding ribonuclease E/G, which translates to MVKELIIDSTPDKGVTIALLQDKQLVELNKEQANNNFSVGDIYLGRIKKIMPGLNAAFVDVGYEKDAFLHYLDLGPQVQSLLKLTRIVKNGSYQEKLLNSLKLEKDIDKAGKISDILSRNLLLPVQIAKEPISTKGPRLSSDLSIAGRFVVLVPFSSTVSISKRIKGSAERTRLKKVVEGIKPANFGVIIRTVSEGKGVEELQKDLLDLISKWELFTKRLRTAEPPQKVLGEMDRASTILRDILTDEFTHIYVNDPVIYEETKSYVQEISPDLEKIVKLYKHKEPIFDHFGVEKQIKASFGKTVNLQGGAYLVIEHTEALHVVDVNSGNRTANKENQEDNALLVNKEAAREIARQLRLRDMGGIVVIDFIDMHKPTNRKELFTYLRECMQADRARHTILPPSKFGLVQITRQRVRPEMSVVTNEKCPTCNGTGEIRSSIVLMDDIESNLSFILQEQNDKGITLCVHPYIEAYIKSGFVSKRIKWFMKFGRWIKVKAVSSYSLTEFHFFNAKDEEIKL; encoded by the coding sequence TTGGTAAAGGAATTAATTATCGATTCTACCCCTGATAAAGGGGTAACTATTGCTTTACTACAGGATAAACAGCTTGTTGAACTAAACAAGGAGCAGGCAAACAACAATTTTTCCGTCGGTGATATTTACCTGGGAAGAATAAAGAAGATCATGCCTGGTCTTAATGCAGCTTTTGTAGATGTAGGTTACGAAAAGGATGCATTTCTGCACTATCTGGATCTCGGTCCGCAGGTGCAGTCGTTACTCAAGCTAACCCGTATAGTAAAGAATGGCAGTTATCAAGAGAAACTGCTCAATAGTTTAAAACTAGAAAAGGACATCGATAAGGCAGGTAAAATTTCGGATATCTTGAGCCGGAATCTGTTACTACCTGTTCAGATAGCCAAAGAGCCTATCTCTACAAAAGGACCGCGGTTGAGTTCGGATTTATCCATCGCCGGAAGATTTGTAGTATTAGTCCCTTTCTCGAGTACAGTTTCTATTTCGAAACGAATCAAAGGAAGCGCCGAACGTACACGCCTCAAAAAAGTAGTGGAAGGAATCAAACCTGCCAACTTTGGAGTAATTATTCGGACTGTTTCTGAAGGTAAAGGGGTTGAAGAGTTGCAAAAAGACTTGTTAGACCTGATTTCGAAATGGGAATTATTTACCAAACGCCTTAGAACTGCAGAACCACCCCAGAAAGTGTTGGGTGAGATGGATAGAGCTTCTACCATTTTACGCGATATCCTGACGGATGAGTTTACGCATATATATGTTAATGATCCTGTTATCTACGAAGAAACAAAGTCGTATGTGCAGGAGATTTCTCCGGATCTGGAAAAGATAGTCAAACTTTATAAACATAAAGAACCTATCTTTGATCACTTCGGAGTAGAAAAACAAATTAAGGCCTCTTTTGGCAAGACGGTCAATTTGCAGGGTGGTGCTTATCTGGTAATTGAGCATACTGAAGCCTTGCACGTTGTTGATGTAAACAGCGGTAACCGGACAGCCAATAAAGAAAATCAAGAAGACAATGCGTTGCTGGTCAATAAGGAAGCGGCGCGCGAAATAGCAAGGCAATTGCGTTTGCGGGATATGGGCGGTATAGTGGTCATCGATTTTATTGATATGCACAAGCCAACTAATCGTAAGGAATTATTTACTTACTTACGCGAATGTATGCAGGCCGATCGTGCCCGTCATACGATATTACCACCAAGTAAATTTGGATTGGTACAGATCACACGGCAACGTGTACGCCCGGAAATGAGCGTAGTGACTAATGAAAAATGTCCGACCTGTAACGGAACGGGCGAAATCCGATCCAGTATCGTACTAATGGACGATATTGAGAGCAATTTGAGTTTTATTCTGCAGGAACAAAACGATAAGGGAATAACACTATGTGTACATCCTTATATAGAAGCCTACATTAAGTCTGGTTTTGTATCAAAAAGAATAAAATGGTTTATGAAGTTTGGAAGGTGGATCAAAGTAAAAGCCGTCTCTTCATATAGCTTAACAGAATTCCATTTCTTCAATGCGAAGGATGAGGAAATCAAGTTATAA
- a CDS encoding tetratricopeptide repeat protein produces MQKTKQIVVIALVVLLVGALLAQPIKGLVDGKEEATSTKGTEASSVVNLDAISQASKQGLDANLIQDIADLESKVSKASGEDKIALYQQLAQKWDDVAKPAPQALIYEEMAKISPKFEYWLKAGQAYRAAYTNLQDTVLASALNQNAIHAFEEATKLDASSLDAKTGLGAAMVTGTNNPMAGIAILREVVAKEPKNVEANKTLGLFSLQSRQFDKAIDRFKTVIEQKPDAESYFYLATGYENIGMKSDAIAAFQKSKELASDPSLSQFIDKRIEELSK; encoded by the coding sequence ATGCAAAAGACCAAGCAAATTGTTGTTATTGCCTTAGTAGTTCTCCTTGTAGGAGCCCTATTGGCGCAGCCAATAAAAGGTCTGGTAGATGGTAAGGAAGAAGCTACAAGTACCAAAGGTACTGAGGCTTCTTCTGTCGTTAATTTAGATGCGATCTCACAGGCATCCAAACAAGGATTAGATGCTAATCTGATTCAGGATATCGCAGATCTGGAATCTAAAGTAAGTAAAGCTTCGGGTGAAGATAAAATTGCACTTTACCAGCAGCTAGCTCAAAAATGGGATGACGTAGCAAAACCTGCTCCTCAGGCATTAATTTATGAGGAAATGGCAAAAATTTCTCCTAAATTTGAGTATTGGTTGAAAGCCGGACAGGCTTATCGCGCCGCCTATACAAATTTACAGGACACCGTATTAGCTTCGGCACTTAATCAAAATGCAATTCATGCATTTGAAGAAGCAACTAAACTTGATGCGTCCAGTCTGGATGCGAAGACAGGTTTGGGGGCCGCCATGGTAACGGGTACGAATAATCCTATGGCCGGTATTGCGATATTGCGTGAAGTCGTGGCAAAAGAACCAAAAAACGTAGAAGCAAACAAAACACTGGGATTGTTTTCACTGCAGTCCCGCCAATTTGATAAAGCAATCGATCGTTTCAAAACGGTTATCGAGCAGAAACCCGATGCGGAGTCATACTTTTATTTAGCCACAGGCTATGAAAACATTGGGATGAAGAGTGATGCTATCGCTGCTTTTCAAAAAAGCAAAGAACTGGCATCTGATCCTTCACTCTCTCAATTCATCGATAAACGTATCGAAGAATTAAGCAAGTAA
- a CDS encoding HU family DNA-binding protein: protein MTKAEIIAEISNKTGLEKVDVQETVEAFFKVVKNSMIGGENVYVRGFGSFVVKKRAEKTARNISKNTAIIIPEHFVPSFKPAKVFVEKVKNGNK from the coding sequence ATGACTAAAGCAGAAATTATCGCAGAGATCTCTAACAAAACGGGTTTAGAGAAAGTAGATGTACAAGAAACAGTAGAGGCATTCTTCAAAGTAGTGAAGAACTCCATGATCGGCGGAGAAAATGTTTATGTAAGAGGTTTCGGTAGCTTCGTAGTGAAAAAAAGAGCTGAAAAAACTGCAAGAAACATTTCGAAAAACACAGCAATCATTATTCCTGAGCACTTCGTTCCAAGTTTCAAACCTGCAAAAGTGTTTGTTGAGAAGGTAAAAAACGGGAATAAATAA
- a CDS encoding glycoside hydrolase family 2 TIM barrel-domain containing protein encodes MRQYLLLVYMIFASMQFNTAQESMRLNENWDFVRNDLGNIWEAIRPYSPGSSESVPIWQKITLPHCYNATDAVAPFENYYQGPAWYRTTLAIRNPYPNGRTLLHFEGAGQKTKVYLYDQLVGEHVGGYDEWTVDITDAVKAFEKNPAFQKQYKGRHPLVIRTDNSRDTEMIPSDLSDFNVYGGIYRYLNLMYLPAVAIEKVFATPTYDISGKSANIAVSLRLYPQTDQANGDITVELTAPDGKTVYKHTSNQRLSTEITLPAIRLQKPELWSPDQPNRYTLHIQGNYNGQTFRQSTAIGIRHFEFVDNGPFRLNGERLLLRGTHRHEDHAGVGAAMTEEMMLQEMKMMKEMGVNFIRLGHYQQSRIILNACDSLGILVWEEIPWCRGGLGGPVYQEQAKRMLRNMIEQHYNHPSIILWGMGNENDWPNDFPTFDKQQIRAFMQELHNLSHRLDNTRKTAIRRCDFCKDIVDVYSPSIWAGWYRGQYTDYKSVSEAEFKQVPHFIHAEWGGDSHARRHDENPDNGLTKLTSSTSADERAGDASLYGGATRASKDGNWSESYICNLIDWHLKEQEHMPWLTGSAYWPFKDFSTPVRPDNPVPYVNQKGVVERDFTKKESYYVFQSYWTKDLMAHIYGHSWPIRWGEADEQKMIKVYSNADEAELFFNGKSLGTKKRNSADFPAAGLRWNTVFREGENHIRVIAKKGKQTVTDEINQFYQTKKWSKPTSITTRTSNLSNDEVVVEVQLTDAEGTACLDAKDYVLFELAGDGILVQDQGTSSGSRYLQTFNGRAMIKIRKNKGSSVLAVKVKGLETVFLTLK; translated from the coding sequence ATGAGACAATACCTGCTGTTAGTTTACATGATCTTTGCGTCTATGCAATTCAATACCGCACAAGAGAGCATGCGCCTGAATGAAAACTGGGACTTTGTGCGAAATGATCTGGGCAATATCTGGGAAGCGATCCGGCCATATAGTCCGGGATCTTCCGAAAGTGTTCCCATCTGGCAGAAAATTACGTTACCTCATTGCTATAATGCAACAGATGCCGTCGCTCCGTTTGAAAACTATTATCAGGGACCTGCCTGGTACCGCACTACACTGGCTATCCGCAATCCTTATCCCAACGGTCGCACACTTTTACATTTTGAAGGTGCAGGACAAAAAACAAAAGTCTATCTCTATGATCAGTTGGTTGGAGAACATGTAGGCGGATATGACGAATGGACTGTCGACATCACCGATGCTGTAAAAGCTTTTGAGAAAAACCCTGCATTTCAAAAACAATATAAGGGTCGTCATCCGCTGGTCATTCGTACAGATAATTCCAGAGACACGGAAATGATACCATCAGATTTGTCAGATTTCAATGTATATGGCGGAATATACCGCTATCTCAATCTGATGTATCTTCCTGCCGTCGCAATCGAGAAGGTATTTGCGACACCAACCTATGACATCTCCGGCAAATCAGCGAATATTGCCGTTTCCCTTCGGCTATATCCGCAAACGGATCAGGCTAATGGAGATATTACAGTAGAACTGACCGCTCCTGATGGAAAGACGGTCTATAAGCATACAAGCAATCAAAGGCTGAGCACTGAAATTACACTCCCCGCCATCAGACTACAAAAACCGGAACTATGGTCACCCGATCAGCCCAACCGCTATACGTTACATATACAGGGCAACTATAACGGGCAGACTTTCCGTCAAAGCACAGCTATCGGAATCCGCCATTTCGAATTCGTAGACAACGGCCCTTTCCGGCTCAACGGTGAGCGTCTTCTTCTGAGAGGAACGCACCGCCACGAAGATCACGCCGGAGTAGGAGCTGCTATGACTGAAGAGATGATGCTGCAGGAAATGAAAATGATGAAAGAGATGGGAGTTAACTTTATCCGTCTCGGACATTATCAGCAGTCCCGTATTATTCTCAATGCCTGTGACAGTCTGGGCATATTGGTCTGGGAAGAGATTCCCTGGTGCAGAGGTGGTCTTGGCGGACCGGTCTACCAGGAACAGGCCAAACGTATGCTTCGCAATATGATAGAACAGCATTACAACCACCCAAGCATTATTCTTTGGGGAATGGGAAATGAAAATGACTGGCCGAACGACTTTCCCACATTTGACAAACAGCAGATCAGAGCTTTTATGCAGGAGCTGCACAATCTCTCTCATCGTCTGGATAATACCCGCAAGACGGCCATCCGCCGCTGTGACTTCTGTAAGGATATTGTAGATGTCTATTCTCCGTCCATATGGGCGGGATGGTACAGGGGTCAGTATACCGACTATAAATCTGTATCCGAGGCTGAATTCAAACAAGTTCCGCATTTTATTCATGCAGAGTGGGGAGGGGACAGCCATGCTCGAAGACACGATGAAAATCCGGACAACGGCCTTACCAAACTCACGTCAAGCACTTCTGCGGATGAACGCGCAGGAGATGCCTCTCTATACGGAGGCGCAACCAGGGCATCCAAAGATGGAAACTGGAGTGAAAGCTACATCTGCAATCTGATAGACTGGCACCTCAAAGAACAGGAACATATGCCGTGGCTAACCGGATCTGCATACTGGCCTTTCAAAGATTTTTCCACTCCTGTACGTCCGGACAATCCGGTACCTTATGTAAATCAGAAAGGTGTCGTAGAGCGGGATTTTACAAAAAAAGAGTCTTATTATGTTTTTCAGTCTTACTGGACCAAAGATCTAATGGCTCATATATACGGACACTCCTGGCCCATTCGCTGGGGAGAGGCCGATGAACAGAAAATGATCAAGGTCTATTCCAATGCGGATGAAGCCGAATTATTTTTCAACGGAAAAAGTCTGGGCACGAAAAAACGGAACTCCGCAGATTTTCCCGCAGCAGGACTACGCTGGAACACCGTTTTCCGCGAAGGGGAAAATCATATCCGGGTAATTGCTAAGAAAGGGAAACAGACTGTGACAGATGAGATCAATCAATTTTACCAAACAAAAAAATGGAGTAAACCCACCAGTATCACAACCAGAACCAGCAATCTCTCCAATGACGAAGTAGTCGTAGAAGTACAATTGACGGATGCGGAGGGTACAGCATGTCTGGACGCAAAAGACTATGTCCTTTTTGAACTGGCCGGAGACGGAATATTAGTTCAGGATCAGGGAACTTCTTCAGGCTCCCGCTACTTACAGACTTTTAATGGACGCGCTATGATTAAGATCCGCAAAAATAAAGGTTCCAGTGTTCTTGCAGTCAAAGTCAAAGGACTGGAAACTGTATTTTTAACACTTAAGTAG